The DNA sequence ATTACGCTTATATGGCCCGGTATGTGGGCTAGCAAGGTTAGGAGTGTTAATTATCATCCCACGTTCATCTCACGTCATCTCTAATGAAGGTTAAGAGCTAAATGGCTCAAAAAATCAAACCCtccgactctctctctctctctctctctctctctctctctctctcataattCTCTTAGTTTCCCCACTATTCCACAAAACCAAAACTCTTTGTCTCTGTTGCTTCGTATCTCTTTCACCTCTTTCAAGCAAAACACCACACaatcaccctctctctctctctctctctctctctctctctctctctctatatatatatatatatatatatgtttatgcaTACACAGTCGCTGTTGTAGCTGCTGTTGTATTGTATCTTATTCATTAGAAGAAATAGATAGGGAGAGCACCTACACATAGATTAGATATGAAACATGTAAACCTATGAATACAAATCATGTGATTTTACTGGATCAATAGTTCTTACTGATAGTGTAACATGAGAGAACTATATATGATAGCAGAACATTTTATAAGGTCGACTAATTATGATCTATATGGTTAATGATGATCCATTGATAATACAAATTATGTTGTCTCATTCATCTATAATCATGTTTATTACCTATAAACGTATAACAAAAAAGTACACAATTAGCTGAGGTGAATAGAAAAAGGGCCACAAGCAAGTAAAAGACAGCACAGAACTTGGCCGTTTCTAAATGCTTGGCGACAGTACAGCAACTAGAAAGAGGATTGGAAGAAGAACGAAGGCGGTGCTTTTCAATTACATTGGTGCTACTTTGGTGTGTTTGTATAAGTAAAACACCAATGATAAGATCTGCCCTATATTAATGTAAAGTAGGCAATTTTAAACACTAATCGATGAAGATATATATTGTCTGATTCGCTCATCAACTAGAATTTATCTAGCATGCTACCAACACTCTATTTTCAaatggctttttagccaaaatggtccataaGATTGGAATAACTCCTTACTTTAGTTCTAAGGTTTGAAATTGATAGAAGTGATTCCTAAGTTTGTCCACCATTAATCATTTTtgtcattccatgaaaaatctccattaaataagagtcaaaatgacaaaaatactcttaattttttacaaatcattttagcccattatttattaaattgagagtatttttgtcatttgattcTTATTTAATAGAAATTTTCACGGAATAAGATTGTTGGtggtggacaaactcatgaccacttttattgatttcaaatttaaGAAACCAAAGTGAGGATTTATACAAATTTCATGGACCAATTTTGCGAAAAAGccttttcaaatttaatttttttcacccTCTATTTCCCAAACTGCCCTTAAACCTCGGAGTAGCTATAAACCAATTCTACAAGGAGGACCCCTGATGGCTCTCCAATCCAACATCCCATGTTATATGGGAAATCTTATTTGGACCCTGTTAACTTATCTCTACActcattaaattttttataaattttatatttcaatTATGCCCTAAAGAAAAGATGGGTGTAGAAAGATATTATCAACTAGCAAATGGGTGGGTCGAAGTGGCCCTGAGAGCCCCAATTGGCAGTTGGGTGGGTTGCCGGAAATCGAAAAGAGGGATTAACGGAGGGTGGAGAAGAACGGTAAAATGATAGTGGAGGAGGGTTGTTGCCTTCGACGACATCGGGAGAACATGTTGCCAGAGCTGGGTTGGGTTCGTAAAAGAAATATAGGGGTTCTGATGTTGATATcgattactctctctctctctctctctcaaattttggTCTCTCATCAATTCCCTCTTCACTCAATTTCAAATGACTACCAGCTTTGTCATCCTTGAAAGCATATATAGCTTTTTAACTTGTCCACATTTGGGACTGCATCCTTATTCCACGATTTGCAAGATCACACCGGTCTTTTGAGCTACAATTTgctagtttttattttatttttatttttattttttatttatttttaattggttCATTAAGTTTTAAGGAAAATTGGACCAAAATCTAGCCCCATAGAGTAGCATGAAGAATTGAACATTGACGAGATAAAGAGTAGGTCGGCAACGACAATTTTAGAATGACGACTGGAATCAAGTCCGATTACTCCCATAGTAGGTGGTTGAGTGGGTTTATGTGTTTGtgtcctttttgttttttaaaattttttttttttataagtttgCCAATTTTGTATTTGAGGGTAAAAAAGTAAGTTTGCAAGACAAAATTTGCAAGTTGAGTGTGAAAAGAGGATTATTGGgtataaataaaatttcccgcGTTATATTTCATTCGTAAAAGAGGCTAATACAAGGTTTAATACAAATGAAGAACACAAGGTTAATACCAATGAAGAACATGACCATAGAAAGATACTTGCAAACAAAAATCTGaaactataaaaaataattattccaGATATCGCATCAAACTGAGAGACCAAGAATATGTAACACGGCTAAGATGTGAGAATCTCTAGGATCCCCAAAAAGTGGATCcgacgatgtacgataaacggctAAGATGTGAAAATCTCTAGGATCCCCAAAAAGTGAATtagaagaggatcctcttcctttGATGAAAACCAACACTACAGAACATGAGCCGTCACTCTTATTTTTATGGTAGTTTATGAGCTAgtcacatttatttatttagcttttttttttttaaataagagGCTCACACTTCACTACATGAGCCTAGCTAATTGAAAACCCTAGCTCAGCATACTAGTACTGGTGCTCTATACATCTGGATTGCGTTAAAGTGGATACTTTAATTACTATCACTGCTTAGTGTTGAATTGAAGCCAGTCAGGTGAGGAGTGGTTTCTTCCTTCTTCGCTCTTCTGGGTTGACAGTGGCACGAAATAAGATTGCTTCTGATTGCTCAATAACTGTTCCATCTCTTTCCCAAATGTCAGCTGCTTAGCCTCACTTTCCATCGTCTTCATTATGTTGTCCTCTTGGCCTGCATGTTTAACGTACAAGCAGAGTACGTACAAGGGACTTTTAGAAAAGTTAACCCTTTCTTTAGCACATTATATAAGGCCTTGTTTAATTTGGTGGCACATTGGATTGGACCAAATAAACCACTAAATTCAATATATGTTGATTCAAAACGCAGCTGTCAACTTTTGGAACCTTGTTCAAGATGAAGGTAGAAATGAATTAGATAGAAGGTAGAAAATGAATTAGATAGGACGGAACCTTGGACAAGATTGAAAGTTGACGTCCATTTATCGTTCAACATCCATTGAATCTAGTAAACTATCCAATCTAATCCGATACTACCAGCCAAACGAGGCCTAGAGACTTGTAGCCACTTTTTTCCAATATTTAGATATCACTCGAAGCATCCATCTCTCGGTTAAAATTCTAACAGTTGAAAAAATGGGCCCAAAGTGTTTAAGATTTAAAAACTTTGGCTACTTTTCAAAAAGCATTATATACACACACCCAAGTAATGTTGTGTCTGAATCGACTCGTTTACCTGCAAGGAAGTTCCTAATGTTGTTTGGGGCATTGATTCCGAATCCCACAATTCTCAGATTCTGATTTTGGTTGTTGCCCTCATCATTGTTTCGGGAAACAAAAACAACAGGACGACCTGCTGGAACTACAAAGACATCACCGAGTGATAGTTTTCCACTCACCTTGGTGTACATTCCACTCTGTTCACCCTGGTCTTCTTGGTACTCAATCTCTTCTTCAGTCTCTGGGAGTGTGAACTGTGGGGATGCCATTTCAAACCATCCCGTTCCACTTACCACCATCATCAAATATGTTGCTTTGGAATTGTAGTGTGGCACCATCATAGTTTCCTGCACAAATAATTCATAGAATTTTAATTTCACTACTTCTATTTATACGCACAAACTTGACACATTGGTGTATCTCATATGTCCTCAAGGATAACCAACGAGGACAAATACACAAAATTCCCTGTTAAGATCTGTAAACTGTTCTAACAAAAATTAGAAGTTGTAATTTGGGCACTAAATTTGGACACACTATAATTTAGGTACTGGGTTGGTACACTGCCAGTGTAACACTGGTCGAaggtaccaaaaaaaaaaagtcaataaAAACTCTAAATTAATGATGATATCATATGcgtatataaaaataaatttcttgtgggatttttttaaattttgcttTACCGAGTTGATCTCAACGATAACGACTGAGACATTCACGTCCAGAAGCTGCTTGAACTCCTGAGGGGAAGCCTCATAGAACTTGCCATAGTTATTGGAATGCAGAGGCTTCTGGCTTTGCAGGTTGAATTTTAAATCAGTGTCCTCAGACGACCACCAAGGGACTAGTTTGCGCCACCATGATGTATCTTGTTTACTCAATGCCTTGAGTTGCTCTTTTGAGGCTTTTATAATCATTCCCTCCGGCCTCTGCTGTCCTAAGGCCTTCTGTAACTGCTCTCTTGGGGTCTAATCATAGTCAAACATTTATATATTAATTGGAACTAACAAATTAgtatgaatcaaatttcaaattcaaataaaaaggaaattagaaaacaagaatacgGTCGTGATCACTGTGAGAATTGACCATTCTATATTACATTGAAGGCGCTTCAAGAATGTCATTGCTGAAAACACTGTAGTATGACTCAACATCATCCGAAATACTATAGTCTTCACGATCGCGAATTTTATAACCGCCAGGGAAGAATTCCTGCCGCCAATATACATAGCAGTTAatgttaacaatttttttttcctaaatgaGAATagaacaaaatttaaatttaaatttctgTGTAaactttaaatttgatttggttTTCTAACTAGCTAGCTTAGAAATTCAAAaaaggaattaaaaaaaaacaaagagatgTGCATGATTTGATATTACCTCAAATAGGTCAGGTATGTTGACTGGCCGAATGAGCTGAACGAGGCCTAGATGTTCACTACTATGATCGTTAATTAAGTAGGTGGTAGCCCCACCTGGAACTCTAATCACATCTCCTTCTTCAATCTTGAAGGACTCTTTCTTGTTCTTCACCACAAAAGTGAGAGTACCCTTTCCTAAATGCGATtccaaaacaattaaacaaaacaaaagctagaCGTATACTTGATAAATTTATTACAATGAATGATATATCAATGTGGTATATAtcatctctctagcattactcgtggattattaattcatatatatGGGCGGACCATGTGTTTAATATTTTATGAGTTCATGCGTAATATTTTATCCTCATATTAGAACCTATTCAAGTTCATAAAAAATAGTTGAACAATGCTTCTCATTCGTAGGCCTTCTGCAGTGGTTTTGGTGAATTTGACATTTATATTGAAATCAGACACGGTGAACTTGATACATATATTTGagttttaaatattaaatatgaGACCCGTCTACGGTTTCTTTACTTTATTTTATGAGTAGTTACCTCTTTCTCTGTCTTATCTTTTATTGTATAGGTATCATATTTATTATGAGTTAAATATATTGAACTAAAAAATAATAGTAGCTTTTATAGCATTCAGAATGTTCAGCTCACTGTTAGGATTTTGATTCATAGATTATTTGTATACACTCAAATTTTCAGTGCAATGTGAAACGCCATACACCTTCATTTTTCCAGTCCACTGTGAAAGGACTTACACCTTCATGTGGCTCGATAACAAGTACTTTTGACCAAATTCACTGAACTTATTTTATTCACCAAGTATATATTTTCTTCTTGCATATTTTTACTTGTTATCCAAACTACCactttaatattaaaataatgaaaCTGGTAACAGTACTATTAACGGTGAGGGTGGGCAGATATTAACTAGTAGGATTCGGTAtccaaattatgaaatttagtTTAGTTAAATTAGTAATTTCATATTTCGGCATAGATCAATagccatttcatttttttttatggcaTAAATCATTGatcatatttcattttttacagctatatcaatgatcatttcatttttttggatAGGCAAACTGAAACAATTATTCTCTTCAACTGATGAGGTCAATAAAAGTATTTTTCCTCCCAAGGTCAAAACTCCTGCCTTTTATTCGCTTTTAGAGACATCGAGAAAATTCgaccactaaaaaaaaaaacaaaaaaaacaaagagacCTCGAGAAAATGTTAGTTGACTTGATCCTAACGTTAAAAGTATTTTAacctaaaattatttttttgactTAATGCTAGCGATATCACTTATTTAGACTACATTGGTATACCATGCAATTGTGGCAAATCATCCAATGAGATAAACTAAGTAATTGACATGAATAAGCCACTAACCATGTCAAATGAAACACCAATACGATATAAAAACGTGACCTCTCTTGTCATTGCGTATTAATATCGAGCAAATGCCAAAACAATATTATATCACATTATACCACAATAATTATGTAGATCATATGATATATAAAAGAACTCACCGGCGGAAACAACAAAGGCTGATTCAGCATCAATGTGGTAAGGGAGAACAAAAGTTCCAGGCGCAGTCAGAAACAAGGCCAAGCGGTAATTTTTAAGTCTGCCGCGAAGGAAAGGATAGAGCCTGGTAAGGCTGTTAAGGACAACATAGCCACCTTCTTCAGCCCCAAACCGATTCAATAACGTAGATTTAGGGAAGTAGTAAGGGTTGGGATTACTAGTCGGCTTCTCATCCTGATCTTCTCCGCCTTGTTCCTTTTGGGATTGTTTCTCTAATTGCTCGTCTAATCGCTCTCGACACGCCGCTTCACACTCTTCAGTATCCTCACTGGTTTGGCAACTTTGCCAGCAGTAAAAGTATTCCGTTCGAGGATCTTCTTcctgacatttaggtacattaattcaatatattatattttactacatacatttcggtacgtacattttggtacatacatttcggtattgacatttaggtacagtaattcaatataatacatttaggttcattttaatatatttcgatacaatcatgtaggtacaaatatttcggtacaaaaaaatcaattttatatatttcggcACAGTCATTTGTATacacttatgtatttatatatttttgtatcacaaatttcttttaatattttctcatttattaTTAAAGaactaaatatgtgcatattaataaaattaaaatttattgtggagaaattaaataaaaataaacattaaataacaaaaattgaatataaattttgataaaagtacactttaagggattaaattgaatatgtaatcCAGCATcaggtttattttttattttttttactttaatattttgcaaggactaatgttcaaaagccccccccttttttttaacaaatgatattatttacactaagggggagggggtgggcttacccttacaatgggttagcaataatgtggttcaaactcgcatttgatgagaatcgaacctaagacccctcacttacaaatgaagatgaataccactagaccgcaGTACTAAGTAGCGGTCGTGCAAGAACCATTGGTGCTTCCTATCTGGTAGTTGGGAGTGCGTCGAGGATATTGTGCCTCCGCATTGGGTTCTCACTTCGGTTTAGACAGTAGGTTATGAAGCCTTTTCCTTATGCTTGTCatgttttgtgattttttgatGTACTTCtgattgtttttcttcttcgtGCAGTTTCCCGAAACACCTACATATATTTGCTGACAAGGTTACAGAGATCAAGAAGGTGTTAGAAGTTCCTGAGAAAGAGAGTCACCTACgttgattgttttttttgtgCAGTGGAGAAGCCAAGCAAGAAAGCGAAGAGTCAAAGACAAGTGCTAGCCTAGCCACGATGACTCTTTGTTCAGTGTCTCCTTCGATGTTCATATAGGGCCGAAGGTAATCAAGAACACGAAGGATCCCAAGCGCAAGTCAAGGGAGTAAATTATCAACATAATTACTTCAAAGCAGTCAGAGGCTGAAGGTATGGGAAGGCGGTTGTTGACTATTCCTTCCCTGCATGTTCCTGTCTTCCCCCAAAAGGCCCAGCTGCCTTGGGTCAAAGTCGTAAACGAATGCAAGAGCGAGATGAGGAGGTTGACAAGACAAAGTAGAGCGACTTGACAGTTGTTATGCACCCTGGGAGCATGGATTTGTGAATGACTGCCTTGCAGATAATAGGGCATTAAGTTCACCAGATGCACGGGTCCTTTGCCATCTTGGCAACTATGGAAGTCTCCCTTTTACCTCTGTTCTTCTCTTTATTTGTCTCGAAACTAACACATCCATTTGGCAGCTCTTGAGTGAAGTAGATGTGGATCTACGAAGAGGTgagcaggacaaggagaaaatgGAAGAGTCACATAAGGACTTGGCCGTGGCGAAGCATGAGCTGGCCAAAACTAAGAATGAGCTTCAAACGATGGCTGCCAGAAGAGAGGAGTTTCAGGCAGCAGCTGCCACCAAGGATAAGCTTCAGGAAGCAACCAAGGGCATAGATGCTGCGATAAAGAAGGTAGGTAAATGAGATACGCAGATGTCAAAGgtcaagaagaagaggaaagttgATAAGCGTGCCAAATCAACTCCTGTGGAAAAATATCGCCAAGCAGAGAGCACATTCGAGAGCACCTGATGAAGTACAAAGCAATCATCGAGCACTACAACTGTGGGAAGGTGGATTGGGGCTGTTTTGCCAAGTTTTTTGAGCATGTGTGAAAGAATGTAAGGTGAGAGGATAAGGAGTTACTCTAGATTGTGTGGGTAGTGAGGGTGAGGCCGATGATGAGGAGGATATAAAGGCCCGGGGGTGACGACGATCAACATTTTAGCGGTAATGGGCAGCGTGGCGGGGATGAAACTGATGATGGTGCTGATGGTGAGAGTCAGTAGGGAGAGTATGATTGTCCACTTTAGGAAGCAGTGTAAGCCTAGTTGGATTTATTTAAGGCTCTTGGCATATTGTTTGCCTTTCCGACTTGTGTTTTATATGTTCATTGCTTGGAACTATTTTTGTTAATGGATGCTTATGACATTGCACCACTTTTTTTTATGCCAGGTGATAAGTGTTTGCCCTATTGTTTATGAACGCTTGGCAATGCTTGAAGGAATTCTTTGTTTAGACATGACCCATTGTTTGGGCTTATTTATAGAAATATACATCAAACTGTAAACATGCATCATAATGTTTGTTCTTTTTATCTAACCGCATTGGTTGTATCACGTAGTTTTATTTATGGGAGACTTTAGATGTGGCCCTATTTATCAATGATTTACTAAAATCttgttagttttcaatttttgactcAAGACCCTAAAATTAATGTAgtatttctatgtaggttattataatttttaaattaaaaattgaaacttgtagttattatttatattaatgaaattttaaataaaactcatGATTTGTGAgattgaaaatattaaaagataaattatactctccaatatattatacacacatataatatatataaacatgggtacattcttcaaaaccaaaaTAATAGATACAAGGCGTaatattgtaacatcccacatcgaccaccgaagagggggtgatgtgctttatatgtacatgcccacctccatatagcacgaggccttttgggaactcattggcttcgAGTTACAtcgttaagcgagttcgggcgaaagcaatcctaggatggatgacctactgggaagttgttcgtgagtttccaaaaacaaaaccgtgagggcgtggcccaaagcggacaatatcgtgctacagcgaAGCTGgtttgggatgtgacaaataacattagtaaaattctttgattaaacttgacatggatacattctcaaattaacaaaaaaaaatgtacccatataaatttaaaatatggattacaaaaaaattgaatggattTTGTATAGAAAAcaggtacatttttttttttttttaaaaaggttCATTTTACAtacaacaaattggtatatttaagaatgggtacatctaatattaaaaatttgaaatattatatgaacgggtacatttaagattaaaaaaattgaaaaatatttttataaaaagtaaCGACTATAAActtattttaattcaatttaatttttttattttggaaagttttgaattgaaaattaattaggagtttaataaaagTGTGAGCATTAAAGCCCTAAACCAATTAGTAATTTTTATCTTTAAAATTATGTAACTAGCTCATTAATACATTAATGatagggacttggatcaaaatttgaaaactaataaggtctcaGTCAATGAACATTAGTAAATATAGGGATcaaatactaatttttcctttatttacTTTGTGTTAAAGTATGCATGCAGAAGCTCTAAGTTAGAGTGTGTTGCGAGGTATgaatgttgaagctctgagttagaGTATGTCGTTAGGTTGGATTAGACCAACTATTCCATGGTTAGGAAAGTAAAAAAGTTAGACAAGGTTTGTCTAAACTGCCTCTTCATTAAGTATGTGTCATATGGTTTGTATTACAACAAGGTGAACATGGTTGAAGGTCAAAACATTTGTGATATGTATGTTCACTCGTAATAGTATTTCAAGTGATCAGCATTCTATGAGGGTTGTGCCATTGGAATCCTGGAGCTTGCAGGTGCCATTGGAATCCTGGAGCTCGACTGGTGCCAATGATCACATATGGCCTGTCCCAATTTGGACCAAGTGTGCCCTCACTAGAGCCTTTtatcttcaatacccagtccctcaCTTTAAAAGAATGAGATTTGGCCCTTGAGTCAGTGTCAATAAATGAACATTTACATGGCCTGATGTATAGTAGTTGTAGACCAGTGTCAATACATGAACATTTATATAGCTTGAACATTTACAGGGTCAATTCTCGCTGTTTCAAAGTGAGGAAATAGTCATAGTCAGTGTATACAATCGCATAGCTTATGCATACATGCATGTACTTACATTTGGCTATGAACATTTACATTCAAGGTGACTAGTGTCAATACATGTCAAAATCATATTGACGTGCCCTTTGAATTGGATATATCCAGATTGGGGACATTTTGTCTAACTCTCGATCTAATGCATGGTTGGTAGGATAGGAGACTAAGGACGGATCCATACGGTAACGTGCTGAATGACGTGTTAAAATGAGAGGGTTAATTGGAACTTAGATTCTCCAGATTTGAGGCGATTTTTAATTtagaagttttatttttttcacattGAATCCTGATGTTTACTAGGCCTGgtaaacgggtcgtgtcagtcgtgttcgtgtcgttttcgtgtaacacctgttatcttaacgggtcgtgtcgtgttacacccgttatcttaacgggtccttaacaggttgtgtcactttacccaacgggtaaagtgacccaacccgttatgacctgttaagaaaaatatatattttttcttaaatttgcacataccacacattgccacataaatattacttcaaaacattaaaacacatttgtcgtttaagtactacatctacactcgaaaataagagcctaataaaaaaataatacatacactactaatctattacaaagtttaaatgtgcaaggaaatgcaaaatgaaacagtttttgttttcaaggttgtgaaatctttctcaaaagtttaaacctcaatttacaaaatcctcgatttacatcgatTATCATTAAAttg is a window from the Malus domestica chromosome 16, GDT2T_hap1 genome containing:
- the LOC139193021 gene encoding vicilin Car i 2.0101-like, whose product is MPYYLQGSHSQIHAPRVHNNCQVALLCLVNLLISLLHSFTTLTQGSWAFWGKTGTCREGIVNNRLPIPSASDCFEEEDPRTEYFYCWQSCQTSEDTEECEAACRERLDEQLEKQSQKEQGGEDQDEKPTSNPNPYYFPKSTLLNRFGAEEGGYVVLNSLTRLYPFLRGRLKNYRLALFLTAPGTFVLPYHIDAESAFVVSAGKGTLTFVVKNKKESFKIEEGDVIRVPGGATTYLINDHSSEHLGLVQLIRPVNIPDLFEEFFPGGYKIRDREDYSISDDVESYYSTPREQLQKALGQQRPEGMIIKASKEQLKALSKQDTSWWRKLVPWWSSEDTDLKFNLQSQKPLHSNNYGKFYEASPQEFKQLLDVNVSVVIVEINSETMMVPHYNSKATYLMMVVSGTGWFEMASPQFTLPETEEEIEYQEDQGEQSGMYTKVSGKLSLGDVFVVPAGRPVVFVSRNNDEGNNQNQNLRIVGFGINAPNNIRNFLAGQEDNIMKTMESEAKQLTFGKEMEQLLSNQKQSYFVPLSTQKSEEGRNHSSPDWLQFNTKQ